A portion of the Kwoniella newhampshirensis strain CBS 13917 chromosome 1, whole genome shotgun sequence genome contains these proteins:
- a CDS encoding chaperone DnaJ, giving the protein MVRETEFYDLIGVSPDADENQIKKAYRKKALALHPDKPTGDPEAFKELTNAYEILSDSNKRAVYDQAGKAGLEGGGGMGGGMDPQDLFSQLFGGGGGFFGGGGGGQRSQGPRRGKDLVHRISVTLEDLYKGKVQKLALSKSVICKSCEGRGGKKGAVSTCTGCQGRGVKVMLRQLGPMMQQIQQPCGECEGTGEMMNAKDRCKNCNGKKTNSERKVLEVHIDKGMKSGQQIKFQGESDQAPGIIPGDVVIVVEEKPHPRFQRKGDDLFCEAEIDLLTALGGGDFAIEHLDERALHVTIVPGEIIKPGALKVISGQGMPSYRHHELGDLYVRLSVKFPDNISPDVIPMLEKALPARKELQKFPKKIHLDEVTLEEPNDRQRRSAAHDGEDMDEDDEDGRPGVQCAQRE; this is encoded by the exons ATGGTCCGAGAAAC CGAATTCTACGACCTCATCGGGGTGTCTCCCGATGCTGATGAGAAccagatcaagaaggcaTACAGGAAGAAAGCCCTCGCATTACACCCGGACAAGCCAACTGGAGATCCCGAAGCTTTCAAAGAGCTGACGAATGC CTACGAAATCTTGTCGGATTCGAATAAACGGGCCGTTTACGATCAGGCTGGTAAAGCTGGTTTGGAgggcggtggtggtatGGGAGGTGGTATGGATCCTCAGGACCTGTTCAGCCAGCTGtttggcggtggtggtggtttcttcggtggtggcg GCGGTGGCCAACGGAGCCAAGGGCCTCGACGTGGAAAGGACCTCGTTCACCGAATCAGTGTTACCCTCGAGGATCTCTACAAGGGCAAGGTGCAGAAACTCGCTCTTTCCAAATCTGTCATCTGCAAGTCCTGTGAAGGTCGAGGCGGCAAGAAGGGTGCGGTATCCACCTGTACCGGTTGTCAAGGTCGAGGTGTCAAGGTTATGCTCCGTCAACTTGGTCCTATGATGCAGCAGATCCAGCAACCCTGTGGAGAATGCGAGGGCActggagagatgatgaacgCCAAGGATCGATGCAAGAACTGTAACGGCAAGAAGACCAACTCGGAAAGGAAGGTTTTGGAGGTTCACATCGACAAGGGTATGAAGAGCGGACAACAGATCAAATTCCAGGGAGAGAGTGACCAAGCACCTGGTATCATTCCAGGTGATGtggtcatcgtcgtcgaggagaaaCCTCATCCTAGATTCCAGAGGAAGGGTGACGACCTCTTCTGCGAGGCCGAGATCGACCTTCTTACGGCTTTGGGTGGTGGAGACTTCGCTATCGAGCATTTGGACGAGCGAGCTTTGCACGTTACCATCGTCCCCGGAGAGATCATCAAGCCTG GCGCCCTCAAGGTCATCTCTGGTCAAGGTATGCCCTCTTACCGACACCACGAGCTCGGAGATCTCTACGTCCGACTCTCCGTCAAATTCCCCGACAACATTTCCCCGGACGTTATTCCAATGCTCGAGAAGGCCCTCCCTGCTCGAAAGGAGCTGCAAAAGTTCCCCAAGAAGATCCACCTCGACGAAGTCACTCTCGAGGAGCCCAACGACAGGCAACGAAGGAGCGCCGCTCACGATGGAGAGgacatggacgaggacgatgaggatggcAGACCAGGTGTGCAATGTGCTCAACGTGAGTAG